The region catgccctaccccccccccccgtccccccgtctctagcccccctctgctcttcatccctccttccacctgcaagcccacaatattaaatacctgagcaggaggggatctacaaaccccgccagatgaagatttcctcctgctcagacagtcagcactcttccaaacaagccagcagcactttccttgacctgatgccacggccagcaggcagtgcatgcatgaaaactaagcatgtaaaGAGGGactggtgttggtttcagctccAGGCAAGTGCTGTCAGCTGCCCTTTGAAAGAGAactggctgcctgagaaggaggaaatcttcagctgatggggtttgaggacctctgcaagccatagcaagagtgcacaattttgggtgggccagagtccaaatagggtgggccctggcccacctatggctacgccactggctcaaggAAGGTATCCTGTCACTGCTAGTAGAGGCAGAGGAAGTCCAGCATCTTTAATGAGTTCCACCGGCATGGTTTAAAGGAATGCACTTCTTCCTCTGCTTTGGTTTTGCTGCCTCCAGGAAAGGAAAACACCAGAACTTGATTAGATTAACACTCTGTTCTTCATAAGCTCAAGGGGACTGGGACCTTTTTTTAAGTGAGTCTCTCACATACATGCTGCATTCTGTGTTTCAGTGAGAAAGGTAGTTATGACTTGGGTGTTCTAAAGATCaacaaaacaataaatatttaaaactaaATCACATTCAGTGATATATtgaaaagagaggggggggggggcatttgtaCCAATGCTAACTAGTAGTCAGGACTTCTACAGCAGGCTGTAATTTTTTGGACTGACAGAGCTTTGTGCGATAGTAGTTAAGAAGCTCTTATGTCCTTATATTTTGATATTAAGTTGATAGAGAGAAGGAATAGGGTTGAATGTATTAAGGTGCTTATCTTCTGCCCAAATGCAAAAAAAAGGTAATTAACAACTATGGTTATGGTCATTGTTTAATATCACTCTGTATCTTATCAGTACATTCCTATCTGCAGATAAATGAATATGTACTCTGTGCAATCATATGCTGAGGAATCTGTTGTCTCTGCTCAGAACAAAGACAAATGTGAATATAtctatccctggattctatatatggtgcccagatttgggagCCCCAATTTGGGTGCACTCCTGAGTAACGTACACAACTTAATTAGATAATGAGCTgttaaacatcaataattggatgctatcagccaattattgacattaattggcgcTGATTAGGATTTGAACatatctggctgtgcactattctataatgctgggcacCTAAATATCCCATAGCGTGCAGCCCAAAAGAGGGTatggcatgagtgggtcaggggtgcTCCATAAAgttacacacagtgttatagaataatggctcAGTGGACCCAACatgggtgccaggatttacaccaggtttcagcaggtgtaaatctggcATCCAGAGAATCAGCACTAAGCattaaacatataaacggcaagtgaccgtactcacttgcaaatgcgcagtacagacttccctctctgtcccgccctcgcatcaagacgtcatgacgtcagagggtggaacagagagggaaacggagtcgaattgtcggacgccgccactgccgcctggaaaggaacattgcgcgaaacaacctccaccctcccccccatccctgccgctgctcccgccccctctgtatcgggccccctgcactgacctgacagcgactctcacctccgtgtggaagcactgcaggcagcaaaagagcgatctgctgctgcctgtagcgctttcacacggaggtgagaggcgctgtcaggtcactgcagggggcccggcatggaggggggagggagcagcggcgatgagggtagctggtcatggggggagggcaagggagagaggccaTGGAGGATCAGTGGactgggtgaggccaggggagagaggagggctgcaatactcacccgtttttatgggcttaacggctagttattcaataaagggtgcataccctttatagaatagcacttagtgatGATCTTTTCCGGTGCCCATTTTTTGAGCATCATTTTTAGAATTACCCCctgagggctagattctacatatagcacctaaaaaatccatgtggaatacatttctgcctaagtgtattttaAAAGTGGTaccttgatttattttatttgttacatttgtatcccacattttcccacctatttgtaggctcaatgtggcttacatagtaccggagaggcccttgcaggctccggtgagaacaaatacagggtgatgttgtgataagctcaagctcatgtggcacagccacattagggaattggagagcggaagagttgtgttatgtccattacgtccatatattcccttatctcttgtttgtcctgtttgtctgtcctaattagattgtaagctctgttgagcatggactgtctcttcatgttcaaatgtacagcgctgcgtatgactagtagcactatagataagtagtagtaagtagtacgtGCTTTAATTTGTGTTGcaaagattaggcatttaagttggatcggtagggtatgcctttttaaacaggttggtttttagtgatttccggaagtttaggtggtcgtacgtcattttcaaggtgcggtatatagaatatgcttagttgataccccAGTGCCTATAaatacgcgcatccatttacactaaggGAAATGTGGCGCAAATACCGGCACATATATTTAGGCGCAGAGTGTCATATTCTAAAacagtgtgcgtaaattttggaaaacctacaaaacacccatttctaacccataaccatgtccctttttggctCCACATATTACAATTTAGGCGCTCTGTGTTacaaatatgcttagtgagttatgtgcaGAAATTGTaactattgccaattaatgctcattattgcttgttaagtgctgttaaaagtgTTGATTgttttgttaagtcaattaagttacacgcattgttataaaatacgctaGGATTTTCGCacaggcatgatatatagaatccggcagttaatatttcttcctattaatGAATTCATAATTGAATTGTTGAGCATCATTCACCATGCTCAGTAAGTGCTCCCAGAATAACTAGAAAACGAATTCTTCTTAATTCACAGTTTGCAATTTTGCACATTTTTGAAATACAGAATTTGGACTggattaaaaaaattttaaaaacagtcCACATTGGACAGCAGTCTTTGGAAAGCTGAATTATTACCATTTAATTGTTAGGCAGTACTAGATGACAAAATCTAGATTTTTGTGGACTCTTTCTTTGCACAGCCTTATTACAGTTTTTATTTGAGTTTGTTCATTAAAAAAAGAACCCTCTGCAAGCAGCTCCACATAAATTGAATGGGCAGTGTTGTAATCAGAGTATGAATCAGAGTACTGCTGGCATTTCTCCTGGAACCACTGCTGAAAACAAATCTCAAAGACTAAAGTTTTATTTCACTGGTATGACCCATTGGGAGCTTATAAGCACACAAAAAAGCAATCTATTAGAAAAATAAAGCACACGGCTGAACACACATATACTGTAAATACAGAGTGCAGGGAAAATAGATAATACAGCTTCTAAGACAACATGAAATTAAGTAAGAAATTTTAGATTATATAAATAGACAAAGGTGTAGTGTGTAAAACAGCATGTGGAATACCTAATATAGGGGTCCTTCCACTAAAGCATAGCACATACTATGGCTGTTAATATGCACTACGtgttccttttactgagctgcagtaaaaagtggcttgcggtagtgtaggcatgtgtattgggctcgcgccaggccagttttaactgcatctacaaaaaatgtgggttttttttaatgggaaaagggcctgcggtaaaaataaaACCAGTATGCGCCCAATACctacctgagcccttaatgccacccattgatctagcggtaaaggctcacgtacTACATGCGCGGTGACCGATTGGCATGCACCAAGTGCCAATTATCTCCAGAACCAGTGCGTGTAGGAGGACATAAATAAGTaattcatccaggcgttatgggtgCACactaaatctgaaattaccaccaggagggtgtgCTGGTCTGGCGGTTGTCTCATTTTGGCGTGTGCCGCacgcgcatagagcctaccgcagcttagtaaaagggcccctatgttacaAGTACAGGGAAGAATAAGCTTGGCTGTGCCATTCCAGATCTTCTACAGTCACTTTTCGAATCAGCTTAGAACCTCGTGTACAAATTGATATTTATCTCTTGTTCTATAGTGCAGCTTTTGATGTTTCACCTTACATCTCAATTATAATTGAGGAAGTGTtggtacagactcctgaggcaggccttatggccgaaacacgactcatgtcgGGTCTTTGTTACCAGTTAATAAACTTCAGCACCACACTGCTTGTTTTGGGACTTCTTTTCCTCACCTTTGCAGTTGTGGCTTCAACACACACTAAGTGCCACCtggcccataggtataagatATGGCACatggcatttagcatgcactaatgtccGTTAACATGGgctaagatttagtaaaaagggcctcatagtCACTTGTAAAACTGTATTTTATGATGATGTTCATGACacactgttgggctcattttcaaaagaaaagaacatGCAAAAAATGGCACAAGGGCCAAATGGATGTGATTCTCACAGGGAAATGTTGAAACTATAGAATAAATGGGTTTAAAACATTTAAGACTGATATTTgccaaaataaaaacattttgagaGTGAGTGTTTTTGGGGCATGTTGTGGACGTGAGACGGGCAGTGTTACGTAATATACTTTCTTTGTGATAACGCATATCAAAACAATTTCCTTGTGCTGGAAAGAAAAAGGCTGTGAATTACACCTGCTTTAAAAGTGACTAGCTCAAGACCAAACTTGTCCttagacccatttgtgattttgctgagtttgAGAGTGAAGAGATGGAATTTTGGGGTTTGCTGAGTGCCTGTAACTTTGCTTCTTTGACCCTGTCTGAACATTTTGACCCTCAcgtttcctgccttgcctcctctctgtctcacctcctcaagtccttgTTCAGGGCTGacagccccccagccacacccatcccttgctCTTTATCTCGGCCGCTTTCCCCTACCAAGCCCTCACTGTCTCTAATCCCCACATCTCCCATTAAAACCccctacctgcttgtcttctgtctctcattgttcctctgtttgtccactcccagtttgtcactgtgctttgtgttgctgctgtttgtATGAGGACTGTGTGCTGGTGCTGAGAAAGACTGTATAGTCTGTTATTGCCGTTTGTATGAGGATTGTTTGCTGGTGTTGGGAGAGTGGGTGCCGGTGCTGGGTCTCACTGGGTACAATAGGTGGAAGAGTTCTTTCAGTGCCCTGTCATTGTGATATCATTTGTatcctgataacacagtgtcccattgattgtcctccttctacCAAGTCTGTGAGCTGCctgttatatctacctcttcatttagtgctatatattccaactctcccatcttactttttaggcttctagcatttgtatatagacacttcaaactgtattttttcctagcatctacaagctgctgtgaagttgacggggataaatgaatcctttactctgttctcccattaaacatgCTGGGACATAATCatgcatgtgacactcagtgcaaaagactagatagcacccTTCTTGTTGCATTATGTTGTTTAAACTTCTTAAAGTATTCGATTAATAtaaatattatatttatttatgcacatttataccccattttTCCACTTGCAtgcggactcaaagtggcttacaatgtaccgaTAAGGCGATCGCCAAACCAGTGGATATACAATTACATaaaataggatagaaggaactgggaagaagaaaaagggaaagggagttAGAGACTAAAAAGGTCCATGGACATATCAGGATGGACTGTAGGTAGTTTGTGGCAGTTCTGTAGTTGGCTTTCCGAGAGAGGCCAGTCTGAGGGAAattccagatgctgagatgcTCTCCCTCTCTATTTCTTTCCAGCTGTTCTCAGACCATTTTCTCTTTGGCTGTTTCTGTTCATACTTCTTCTCCACATACTCCGCGTAGGTTTGAATCCAATAGCTTTCCGAATACTTGCTGGTGTTGACGGCTATTTGAACTTGTTCAGGCTGGCTAAGTGACACAAACACTGATGGATCATCAATCCAGGATACTTGAATGTTACCAAATGCACTGAAAAGCTGATACAGATCACTTGTCTTCCACTCTCTTGGAAAGGTAACATGAAGGACATGATCTTGTTTTGGTTGGAAGTCTGGCCCTTGTAGATTGAGATATGGTATGTCCATAACCCTTATAAGAAATAACTTGTTATAAAAAGGTTCAATGAGTTTTGATCGAGCAGAGACATTGAGCTTGGGAGGGTTGAGGAAGGAACCTAGGAAGTTTGCCATGGAGATGAAGCAGAGTCCTGTGATGTATGCATCGTAGCCCGCTTCATGAAGCTGTTCAGAAGCCGTGTCGTAACTTGGAAACCCTTCTGCACTTTCaactgtaggaggtttgaatgGTGTTTCTTTTAAACGCGACTCCAGTTCTGCAAGGGATGTGTTGTTAATGATTTCCTTAAAAGGCTGTGTGCTTGCCATCAGTTTGGTATCCAGCAATCTGGGAAGCACGCACGACGATGTTACTTCTTTAAACTCATTGATGT is a window of Microcaecilia unicolor chromosome 2, aMicUni1.1, whole genome shotgun sequence DNA encoding:
- the LOC115461901 gene encoding poly(A)-specific ribonuclease PARN-like, producing MAGTPIGPAKEHPWAQKHPCHPGLPKMARSGHNKVWGSPEHRTAKIRTQLPTHVVLILAPLVNTAIEEYDIVRFNYYCLLPSHQPFRKTQSQKFSSKCVIKVGVFGSSESYKIHQDKQTVYHSTRCCIERILLYRQSSPSSDINEFKEVTSSCVLPRLLDTKLMASTQPFKEIINNTSLAELESRLKETPFKPPTVESAEGFPSYDTASEQLHEAGYDAYITGLCFISMANFLGSFLNPPKLNVSARSKLIEPFYNKLFLIRVMDIPYLNLQGPDFQPKQDHVLHVTFPREWKTSDLYQLFSAFGNIQVSWIDDPSVFVSLSQPEQVQIAVNTSKYSESYWIQTYAEYVEKKYEQKQPKRKWSENSWKEIERESISASGISLRLASLGKPTTELPQTTYSPS